The Muntiacus reevesi chromosome 10, mMunRee1.1, whole genome shotgun sequence genome has a segment encoding these proteins:
- the TRAF1 gene encoding TNF receptor-associated factor 1 isoform X3: MEEHEVTSQAAHLNLLLGFMKQWKAQLGSGLGYGPMALERNLSDLQLQGAVEVAGDLEVDCYRAPCSESQEELALQHFMKEKLLTELEGKLCVFENIVAVLNKEVEASHLALAASIHQSQLDREHILSLEQRVLELQQTLAQKDQALGKLEQSLRLMEEASYDGTFLWKITNVSRRCHESACGRTVSLFSPAFYTAKYGYKLCLRLYLNGDGTGKRTHLSLFIVIMRGEYDALLSWPFRNKVTFMLLDQNNREHAIDAFRPDLNSASFQRPQSETNVASGCPLFFPLNKLQSPKHAYVKDDTMFLKCIVETST, from the exons aTGGAGGAGCATGAGGTCACCTCCCAGGCCGCCCACCTGAACCTGCTGTTGGGGTTCATGAAGCAGTGGAAGGCCCAACTGGGCTCTGGCCTGGGGTACGGGCCCATGGCCCTGGAACGGAACCTGTCGGACCTGCAGCTGCAGGGGGCCGTGGAGGTGGCCGGGGACCTGGAGGTGGACTGCTACCGAGCCCCCTGCTCCGAGAGCCAGGAGGAGCTGGCCCTGCAGCACTTCATGAAGGAGAAGCTCCTGACGGAGCTGGAAGGGAAGCTTTGCGTGTTTGAGAACATCGTGGCCGTCCTCAACAAGGAGGTGGAGGCCTCCCACCTGGCCCTGGCCGCCTCCATCCACCAGAGCCAGCTGGACCGCGAACACATCCTGAGCCTGGAGCAGAGG GTGCTGGAGCTGCAGCAGACCCTGGCCCAGAAGGACCAGGCCTTGGGCAAGCTGGAGCAGAGTCTGCGCCTGATGGAGGAGGCCTCCTACGACGGCACCTTCCTGTGGAAGATCACCAACGTCTCCCGGCGTTGTCATGAGTCGGCCTGCGGCAGGACTGTCAGCCTCTTCTCCCCAG CTTTCTACACCGCCAAGTACGGATACAAGTTGTGCCTGCGGCTCTACCTGAACGGGGATGGGACGGGGAAGAGGACCCACCTGTCCCTCTTCATCGTGATCATGAGAGGGGAGTATGATGCTCTGCTGTCGTGGCCTTTCAGGAACAAG GTCACCTTCATGCTGCTGGACCAGAACAACCGTGAGCACGCCATCGACGCCTTCCGGCCCGACCTGAACTCAGCTTCCTTCCAGCGGCCCCAGAGTGAAACCAACGTGGCCAGCGGCTGCCCGCTCTTCTTCCCCCTCAACAAGCTGCAGTCGCCCAAGCACGCCTACGTGAAGGACGACACCATGTTCCTCAAGTGCATCGTGGAGACGAGCACTTAG
- the TRAF1 gene encoding TNF receptor-associated factor 1 isoform X2 — protein sequence MRPNGEMRNGEDRICPKCKGEDTPSESPGSLLSQEKDHPEVAEAGVGCPFAGVGCSFKGSPKFMEEHEVTSQAAHLNLLLGFMKQWKAQLGSGLGYGPMALERNLSDLQLQGAVEVAGDLEVDCYRAPCSESQEELALQHFMKEKLLTELEGKLCVFENIVAVLNKEVEASHLALAASIHQSQLDREHILSLEQRVLELQQTLAQKDQALGKLEQSLRLMEEASYDGTFLWKITNVSRRCHESACGRTVSLFSPAFYTAKYGYKLCLRLYLNGDGTGKRTHLSLFIVIMRGEYDALLSWPFRNKVTFMLLDQNNREHAIDAFRPDLNSASFQRPQSETNVASGCPLFFPLNKLQSPKHAYVKDDTMFLKCIVETST from the exons GAATGGTGAGGATCGGATCTGTCCCAAATGCAAAGGGGAAGACACCCCGTCTGAAAGTCCAGGAAGCCTTCTGTCTCAGGAGAAG GATCACCCCGAGGTGGCTGAGGCTGGAGTTGGGTGCCCCTTTGCAGGTGTTGGCTGCTCCTTCAAG ggaagcccaaagttcaTGGAGGAGCATGAGGTCACCTCCCAGGCCGCCCACCTGAACCTGCTGTTGGGGTTCATGAAGCAGTGGAAGGCCCAACTGGGCTCTGGCCTGGGGTACGGGCCCATGGCCCTGGAACGGAACCTGTCGGACCTGCAGCTGCAGGGGGCCGTGGAGGTGGCCGGGGACCTGGAGGTGGACTGCTACCGAGCCCCCTGCTCCGAGAGCCAGGAGGAGCTGGCCCTGCAGCACTTCATGAAGGAGAAGCTCCTGACGGAGCTGGAAGGGAAGCTTTGCGTGTTTGAGAACATCGTGGCCGTCCTCAACAAGGAGGTGGAGGCCTCCCACCTGGCCCTGGCCGCCTCCATCCACCAGAGCCAGCTGGACCGCGAACACATCCTGAGCCTGGAGCAGAGG GTGCTGGAGCTGCAGCAGACCCTGGCCCAGAAGGACCAGGCCTTGGGCAAGCTGGAGCAGAGTCTGCGCCTGATGGAGGAGGCCTCCTACGACGGCACCTTCCTGTGGAAGATCACCAACGTCTCCCGGCGTTGTCATGAGTCGGCCTGCGGCAGGACTGTCAGCCTCTTCTCCCCAG CTTTCTACACCGCCAAGTACGGATACAAGTTGTGCCTGCGGCTCTACCTGAACGGGGATGGGACGGGGAAGAGGACCCACCTGTCCCTCTTCATCGTGATCATGAGAGGGGAGTATGATGCTCTGCTGTCGTGGCCTTTCAGGAACAAG GTCACCTTCATGCTGCTGGACCAGAACAACCGTGAGCACGCCATCGACGCCTTCCGGCCCGACCTGAACTCAGCTTCCTTCCAGCGGCCCCAGAGTGAAACCAACGTGGCCAGCGGCTGCCCGCTCTTCTTCCCCCTCAACAAGCTGCAGTCGCCCAAGCACGCCTACGTGAAGGACGACACCATGTTCCTCAAGTGCATCGTGGAGACGAGCACTTAG